In the genome of Sinorhizobium chiapasense, the window CAGGATCACCGGCGGCAGTATCGCCGCCGCCGCCAACATGTTCGCCAGCGTATCGACGCCAAACCTGATCATCCTGGAAACCGGCACCGAACCGCGCTCGTTGCTCGCCGAACTCGCGCCCTTGGCGGAAGTTTGCGATCCGAGCACCAAGGTGATCATCATCGGCCGCCACAACGACATTGCGCTCTACCGCGATCTGATCCGCCACGGCATTTCCGAATACATGGTCGCCCCGGTATCGATGGCCGATGTCCTGACGGCCGTTTCGGCGATCTTCGTCGACCCCGAGGCTGAGCCTTTGGGGCGCAGCCTTGCTTTCATCGGTGCGAAGGGCGGCTGCGGCTCGTCGATCATCGCCCACAATTGCGCCTGGGGCATCTCCAATCTGTTTTCGACAGAGACCATTCTCGCGGATCTCGACCTGCCTTACGGAACGGCGAACATCGATTTCGACCAGGATCCGCCGCAGGGCATTTCGGAAGCGGTCTTTGCGCCGGACCGGCTGGACGAGGTCTTCCTCGACCGTCTGCTGACGAAATGTTCCGAGCATCTGTCGTTGCTCGCCGCACCTTCGATGCTCGATCGCGCCTATGATTTCGAGGCAGGTGCCTTTCATCCGATCCTCGAAATTCTGCAGCGCAGCGCGCCCGTCTCGGTCCTTGACGTACCGCATATATGGTCCGATTGGACGCGCTCGGTTCTGGCCGAGGCCGACGAAGTGGTCGTCACGGCCGTGCCCGATCTCGCCAGCCTCAGAAACACCAAGAACCTCTTCGACGCGCTGAAGAAAATTCGCCCGAACGACAGGGCGCCGCACCTCATCCTGAACCAGGTGGGTATGCCGAAGCGGCCGGAAATCGCACCGAACGAGTTCTGCGAGTCGCTCGAGCTGGAGGCCGCGGCCATTATTGCCTTCGATGCGGTCCTCTTCGGCAACGCCTCCAACAGCGGACGCATGATCGCGGAAATCGACAAGAAGTCTCCGGTTGCCGAGACCTTCTCGCAGGTCGCGCATCTCCTGACTGGACGCGCGACGATCAAGAAGGCACGCAAGGGGGGACTAGGCAAGGTGCTTGCCCGGCTCCGCGGGCGATAGGCAATGAAGCAATCGGATTGAAGTGATGTTTGGCAAACGCGGAAATGAAGGTTTTGGCAAGGCTGGCGTGACGAGCCCTGTGGTTCCGCCGCCCATGCCGGCCGCACAGCCGATTGCTGCAGAGCGACCGGTGGCAGCCGTTCTCGCCGAACCCGTTGTCGCCCCGGCCCGCCCGCAGCCGGCGGCTCCGCCGGCACGCCGGCGCGCGGCCAGGGACGAGGACTATTACGACACCAAATCGCAGGTCTTTTCTGCGCTGATCGACACGATCGATCTCTCGCAGCTCTCAAAGCTCGACACCGAAAGCGCGCGCGAAGAAATTCGCGATATCGTCAACGATATCATCACAATCAAGAATTTCGCGATGTCGATCGCCGAGCAGGAGGAACTGCTCGACGACATCTGCAACGACGTGCTCGGATATGGCCCGCTGGAGCCGCTGCTTGCGCGCGACGACATCGCCGACATCATGGTCAACGGCGCCGGCCAGACCTTCATCGAAGTCGGCGGCAAGGTGCAGGAATCGGAAGTCCGCTTTCGCGACAACGCACAACTGCTGTCTATCTGCCAGCGTATCGTGAGCCAAGTGGGCCGCCGCGTCGACGAATCGAGCCCGATCTGCGACGCGCGCCTGCCCGATGGATCGCGCGTCAACGTCATCGCCCCGCCTCTGGCGATCGATGGCACGGCGCTCACGATCCGCAAGTTCAAGAAAGACAAGCTGACGCTGGAACAGTTAGTGCGTTTCGGATCGATCACGCCGGAGGGCGCCGTTCTCCTGCAGATTATTGGCCGCGTGCGCTGCAACATCGTCATTTCCGGCGGCACCGGCTCGGGCAAGACAACGCTGCTCAATTGTCTCACGCGCTATATTGATACCGACGAGCGGGTCATCACCTGCGAGGATTCGGCCGAACTGCAGCTGCAGCAGCCGCATGTCGTGCGCCTCGAAACCCGTCCGCCGAACATCGAGGGCGAGGGCGAGATCACCATGCGGGATCTCATCAAGAACTGCCTGCGCATGCGCCCCGAACGCATCATCGTCGGCGAAGTGCGCGGCCCGGAGGTATTCGACCTGTTACAGGCGATGAACACCGGTCACGACGGTTCGATGGGCACGATCCATGCCAACACGCCGCGCGAGTGCCTGAGCCGCATGGAATCGATGATTGCCATGGGCGGTTATACGCTGCCGGCCAAGACGGTTCGGGAAATCATCGCGGGCTCGATCGACGTCATCATCCAGGCTTCGCGCCTGCGCGACGGGTCCCGCCGGATCACCCACATCACCGAAGTGGTCGGCATGGAAGGCGACGTGGTCATCACGCAGGACCTGATGCGCTACGAGATCGACGGCGAGGACGCCAATGGCCGGATCATTGGCCGCCACGTTTCGACCGGCATCGGCCGGCCGCATTTCTGGGACCGCGCACGTTATTTCAACGAGGACAAGCGGCTCGCCGCGACGCTCGACGCGATGGAAAAGAACTAGAGCGGGACGAGCCGAGGACGTGAACGGCTCTCCGCCCGCTGACGTAAGGAAACAGGTTCGACGATGTTCGGCATAGACACTAGCGTTCTGGCATTGGCTGGCCTTGTCGCGGTTGCGGCGGCGGCGCTCGCCTACGGTGTGCTCTTCTCGCGCATCGAAAACGAGAAGAAGGCTGAAGGCCGCTTCCGTCGGGTCAGTGCCGCCGAGACGGACCGCACCAAGATCAAGGCGGCGCGCGATCGCGTCAACGAGATGTCGAAACGGCGCAAATCCGTCCAGGATTCGCTGAAGGAGCTCGAAAAGAAGCAGCAGGAAAAGTCGGCAAAGGCCGCTCCGTCGATGAAGATGCGGTTGGCGCAGGCCAACCTCTCCATGTCGGTGACGCAGTTCTATTTGTTCAGCGCTTTCTTTGGCCTGTTTGCCTTTCTGCTGACAGTCATCGCCAGTGGCAAACTCCTGATTGCCGTCGGCGTCGCGCTGATCGCCGCTGCCGGCTTGCCGCGCTGGATCGTTGGCTTCATGATCAAGCGGCGGTGCAAGCAGTTCCTCGACGAATTTCCGAACGCGCTCGATGTCATGGTTCGCTCGATCAAGTCCGGTCTGCCGCTGAACGACGCGCTGCGGCTGATCGCCAGCGACGGGCAGGAGCCGGTCAAGACGGAATTTCGTCGCGTCGTCGAATCCCAGCAGGTCGGCCTCACCGTGCCGGAAGCCTGCGCCCGCATGATGCAAAGCATTCCCCTGCCGGAAGTGAACTTCTTCGCGATTGTGATCGGGATTCAGGCACAGGCGGGCGGCAACCTTTCGGAGGCGCTCGGCAACCTCTCCAAGGTCCTGCGCGAGCGCAAGAAGATGAAAGCGAAGGTCAGTGCCCTGTCCATGGAAGCCAAGGCGTCCGCCTGCATTATCGGCGCGCTCCCCTTTATCGTTGCGACGCTCGTTTATCTCACGTCGCCCGAATACATGATGATCCTCTTCACCGATCCGCGCGGCCACCTCATCATGGGTGCTTCCGGCGTCTGGATGAGCATCGGCATCTTCGTGATGCGAAACATGATCAATTTCGACATTTGAGGATGCTTCGGTGGACGCCTGGGTAAAAACACTGACCGATCCGAACATCATCATCGCGGTCCTCGTCTCGATGGCGGTCCTTGCGACATTCTATTCTCTCGCCGTCCCCTTCTTCGAAAAGGGCGATCTGACGAAGCGGATGAAATCGGTGGCGACCGAACGCGAGCAGATACGCGCCCGCGAACGCGCGCGTATGAACGCCGAGACCGCCAGTGGCAAAGGGAGCCTTCGAGCACAGAACAACACGTCCGTGCGGCAGATCGTCGAACGGCTGAACCTGAAGCAGGCGCTGGTGGACGACAACACGGTCAATCGCCTGAAGACCGCAGGCTATCGGTCGCAGAACGCGCTCAATACCTTTCTCTTTGCCCGCTTCTGCCTGCCTTTCCTGTTCCTGATCATTGCGGTCGTCTACATCTTCGTGCTGGAGAATTTTGCCGACAAACCGCTTATGCTCAGGCTGCTCTTCGCCGTGGGCTTTGCTTATCTCGGTTTCTATGCGCCGAATATCTTCATCGCCAATGCTGTCTCCAAGCGCCAGCATTCGATCCGCCGTGCCTGGCCCGACGCGCTGGACCTTCTGCTGATCTGCGTTGAATCAGGCGTCTCCATGGAGCTTGCCATGCGTCGCGTTGCCGACGAGATCGCGGCGCAATCGCCGCCGCTCGCCGAGGAACTGGTGCTGACGACGGCCGAGCTTTCGTTCCTTCCGGACCGGCGCGTCGCGCTTGAAAATCTTGGCTTGCGCACCGGCATCGAGGATGTGAAGTCGGTGACTCAGGCGCTGATCCAGGCCGACCGTTACGGCACCCCCGTGGCGCAGGCCCTGCGCGTGCTGGCGCAGGAAAGCCGTGACCAGCGCA includes:
- a CDS encoding AAA family ATPase, producing the protein MSAIEYSIDSGGAADFSVDAARPGDLDQLRPLPRISIHAFCESDAVQRLMERCGQDRRMAKVSLRITGGSIAAAANMFASVSTPNLIILETGTEPRSLLAELAPLAEVCDPSTKVIIIGRHNDIALYRDLIRHGISEYMVAPVSMADVLTAVSAIFVDPEAEPLGRSLAFIGAKGGCGSSIIAHNCAWGISNLFSTETILADLDLPYGTANIDFDQDPPQGISEAVFAPDRLDEVFLDRLLTKCSEHLSLLAAPSMLDRAYDFEAGAFHPILEILQRSAPVSVLDVPHIWSDWTRSVLAEADEVVVTAVPDLASLRNTKNLFDALKKIRPNDRAPHLILNQVGMPKRPEIAPNEFCESLELEAAAIIAFDAVLFGNASNSGRMIAEIDKKSPVAETFSQVAHLLTGRATIKKARKGGLGKVLARLRGR
- a CDS encoding CpaF family protein — its product is MFGKRGNEGFGKAGVTSPVVPPPMPAAQPIAAERPVAAVLAEPVVAPARPQPAAPPARRRAARDEDYYDTKSQVFSALIDTIDLSQLSKLDTESAREEIRDIVNDIITIKNFAMSIAEQEELLDDICNDVLGYGPLEPLLARDDIADIMVNGAGQTFIEVGGKVQESEVRFRDNAQLLSICQRIVSQVGRRVDESSPICDARLPDGSRVNVIAPPLAIDGTALTIRKFKKDKLTLEQLVRFGSITPEGAVLLQIIGRVRCNIVISGGTGSGKTTLLNCLTRYIDTDERVITCEDSAELQLQQPHVVRLETRPPNIEGEGEITMRDLIKNCLRMRPERIIVGEVRGPEVFDLLQAMNTGHDGSMGTIHANTPRECLSRMESMIAMGGYTLPAKTVREIIAGSIDVIIQASRLRDGSRRITHITEVVGMEGDVVITQDLMRYEIDGEDANGRIIGRHVSTGIGRPHFWDRARYFNEDKRLAATLDAMEKN
- a CDS encoding type II secretion system F family protein, whose protein sequence is MFGIDTSVLALAGLVAVAAAALAYGVLFSRIENEKKAEGRFRRVSAAETDRTKIKAARDRVNEMSKRRKSVQDSLKELEKKQQEKSAKAAPSMKMRLAQANLSMSVTQFYLFSAFFGLFAFLLTVIASGKLLIAVGVALIAAAGLPRWIVGFMIKRRCKQFLDEFPNALDVMVRSIKSGLPLNDALRLIASDGQEPVKTEFRRVVESQQVGLTVPEACARMMQSIPLPEVNFFAIVIGIQAQAGGNLSEALGNLSKVLRERKKMKAKVSALSMEAKASACIIGALPFIVATLVYLTSPEYMMILFTDPRGHLIMGASGVWMSIGIFVMRNMINFDI
- a CDS encoding type II secretion system F family protein, yielding MAVLATFYSLAVPFFEKGDLTKRMKSVATEREQIRARERARMNAETASGKGSLRAQNNTSVRQIVERLNLKQALVDDNTVNRLKTAGYRSQNALNTFLFARFCLPFLFLIIAVVYIFVLENFADKPLMLRLLFAVGFAYLGFYAPNIFIANAVSKRQHSIRRAWPDALDLLLICVESGVSMELAMRRVADEIAAQSPPLAEELVLTTAELSFLPDRRVALENLGLRTGIEDVKSVTQALIQADRYGTPVAQALRVLAQESRDQRMNAAEKKAAALPPKLTVPMILFFLPVLVAVILGPAGIQVADKF